One window from the genome of Anopheles coluzzii chromosome X, AcolN3, whole genome shotgun sequence encodes:
- the LOC120953182 gene encoding ras-GEF domain-containing family member 1B-like isoform X1, producing MSNTVEDDATGGIQGQHVLERISSLLNGAAAASSTTSSTSATGVGGGGAAAGLVLEDITQSRTVHEEEILLINGIPVRLPAESADHGAVDEDAASIRDALRAGEIPSIVVLNRIIEKLHRSSPGPGLVVAVETSLTVSNCRKTTETCVVQPIGSGRPGDPVLDPWEVTEERMEKQLYSSRTVEMTEGIGGSYQRGVADGGGGGAGRLANQKRCWPSGSVDSGQWTETDAPPEVRQTTVDPALYAKADDLLLHYTEGNLISGTLEGLLTHFTPTGSYLPDRSFIFTFLLAARQFLRPDEILERTLRAAIANGGTANLPHLLAAWMNDFPYDFRDERMMRLVRSFTEQQSAGGGGPPPPTGRPHDPPDRGKARERSTLSRALRRLAHRLAKLERYEVEKGPLGPPAKGGGLDDWKTAPALVELASGSPVLMANTLTAIEAERFSFIGLEEFFPPSGQSAGASCYRGTGPTGSNLLAYVQWYNRLTYVVATDILRSPRKRHRARAVEFWIETGRECFNRGNFNSLMAIIATLTGGPIGRLKKTWTKVTSSSSSLLSGMTSSSMISSASGIGNSSSTCSSAAGGGRQQLAILEHQADPTNNFATYRATLHAAAWRSCPASARSSSTSSSSSSKSSRHNSSCSSDDGQGPTSAKKGSAVAVLPFFSLLLKDLHFLNETSGSSILPNGHINFDKWRQLGERLSEVRRWQRQSSYQRRCRVGRRHKSVTSAEVAALRDAIERGPTIGDRETAAMHDASTKASTGRDQLDAGGGGGGANDDGERGAAALAKVSYEREAPEGAVEKSHWKSLQQYHA from the exons ATGTCCAACACGGTCGAGGATGACGCCACCGGCGGCATCCAGGGGCAGCACGTACTCGAGCGCATCAGTTCGCTGCTGAACGGGGCCGCGGCcgcctcctccaccacctctTCCACCAGTGCGACcggcgttggtggtggtggtgcggcggCCGGCCTCGTCCTGGAGGACATCACGCAGTCGCGCACCGTCCACGAGGAGGAGATACTGCTCATCAACGGCATACCGGTGCGGCTGCCGGCGGAAAGCGCCGACCATGGTGCGGTGGACGAGGACGCCGCATCGATACGGGACGCGCTGCGGGCGGGCGAGATACCGTCCATCGTCGTGCTGAACCGGATCATCGAGAAGCTGCACCGGAGCAGCCCGGGACCGGGGCTGGTCGTCGCGGTCGAAACCTCCCTCACTGTGTCGAACTGCCGCAAGACGACGGAAACGTGCGTGGTGCAGCCGATTGGGAGCGGCCGGCCGGGCGACCCGGTACTCGATCCGTGGGAGGTTACCGAGGAGCGGATGGAGAAGCAGCTGTACAGCAGCCGGACGGTCGAGATGACGGAGGGCATCGGTGGCAGTTATCAGCGGGGCGTGGCGgacggtggaggaggaggagctggcCGGCTGGCGAACCAGAAGCGTTGCTGGCCGAGCGGTAGCGTCGATTCTGGCCAGTGGACCGAGACGGACGCACCGCCGGAAGTGAGGCAAACGACAGTG GACCCGGCCCTGTACGCCAAAGCAgacgatctgctgctgcactaCACCGAGGGGAACCTCATCTCGGGCACGCTCGAGGGTCTGCTGACCCACTTCACGCCGACCGGTTCCTACCTGCCCGACCGGTCGTTCATCTTCACCTTTCTGCTTGCCGCGCGCCAGTTCCTCCGACCGGACGAGATACTGGAGCGGACGTTGCGGGCGGCCATCGCGAACGGGGGCACCGCCAACCTGCCCCACCTGCTCGCCGCCTGGATGAATGACTTCCCGTACGACTTTCGGGACGAGCGGATGATGCGGCTGGTGCGCAGCTTTACCGAGCAGCAGTCGGCGGGCGGGGGAGGCCCTCCGCCACCGACCGGCCGGCCGCACGATCCGCCCGATCGGGGGAAGGCGCGTGAGCGCAGCACGCTGTCCCGGGCGCTGCGCCGGCTCGCCCACCGGCTGGCCAAGCTGGAGCGGTACGAGGTGGAGAAGGGCCCGCTCGGGCCACCGGCGAAGGGGGGCGGGCTGGACGACTGGAAGACGGCACCGGCGCTGGTCGAGCTGGCGAGCGGGTCGCCCGTCCTGATGGCGAACACGCTCACCGCGATCGAGGCGGAGCGGTTCTCCTTCATCGGGCTGGAGGAGTTCTTTCCGCCGAGCGGCCAGTCGGCCGGCGCGTCCTGCTATCGCGGGACCGGCCCGACCGGAAGCAATCTGCTCGCGTACGTGCAGTGGTACAACCGGCTGACGTACGTGGTCGCGACCGACATACTGCGGTCGCCCCGGAAGCGCCACCGGGCCCGGGCCGTCGAGTTTTGGATCGAAACCGGGCGGGAGTGCTTCAATCGGGGCAACTTCAACAGCCTGATGGCCATCATTGCCACGCTGACCGGCGGTCCGATCGGGCGGTTAAAGAAAACG TGGACGAAGGTtacctcctcgtcgtcgtccctGCTGTCCGGCATGACCTCCTCGAGCATGATCTCCAGTGCCAGCGGCATCGGCAACAGCTCCTCGACCTGCAGCAGTGCGGCCGGCGGTGGCCGGCAGCAGCTCGCCATCCTGGAGCACCAGGCCGATCCGACGAACAACTTCGCGACGTACCGGGCGACCCTGCACGCTGCCGCCTGGCGCAGCTGCCCCGCCAGCGCACGTTCCTCCTCcacgtcctcctcctcctcgtccaaGTCGTCGCGGCACAACTCCTCCTGCTCGTCGGACGACGGCCAGGGACCGACGAGCGCGAAAAAGGGTTCGGCCGTCGCGGTGCTGCCATTCTTCAGCCTGCTGCTGAAAGACCTACACTTTCTCAACGAGACGAGCGGCAGTTCGAT CCTGCCGAACGGGCACATCAACTTTGACAAATGGCGCCAGCTGGGCGAGCGGCTGTCGGAGGTACGCCGCTGGCAGCGGCAGAGCAGCTACCAGCGCCGCTGCCGGGTTGGCCGGCGCCACAAGTCGGTCACGTCGGCGGAGGTGGCGGCCCTGCGCGATGCGATCGAGCGGGGCCCAACCATAGGCGACCGGGAAACGGCGGCGATGCATGACGCGAGCACGAAAGCTTCCACCGGCCGGGACCAACTGgacgctggtggtggtggtggtggtgctaacGACGACGGAGAGCGCGGTGCAGCCGCCCTGGCCAAAGTGAGCTATGAGCGGGAGGCGCCGGAAGGGGCGGTGGAAAAATCGCACTGGAAATCATTGCAACAGTATCATGCTTAA